aaaaaagagaggagagTACTTGCTTAAAAAAAAAGCGAGACCAGAGTAACCAACatcaaacaacataaaaaagCCGATCCATCTCCatatgatattgaattatgCTTTCATTACAGTTATTGCGAGCGTGCTCTCCCCTTCGGACTTTGGTGATGTCTAAATTAATGGTCACTTCATGTTAAGCACAGTCAAAGTTAGCAAGTTGATATGCTTAAAGAATCAATTCTGTTGCTGCTCCTGGCACATTTGGCATTTTGGTTTCAACCAATGCTTTGTCATGAATGTCACCATTCTGGATATTTTGCTGTACTGATTATTTTGCTGTATTTTTTGCTTGGTAGATGCAATTACGAGGCCATTTTCATTTTCACCCACAATGGAGGTATGCATCTGTCTTTGCTTTTCTCCACTAACTCCTTTCTTTTGAAGTTTGTAAGCTAAATACAGCTTTCTTATGACAATAAATTTCTTGACAGGGAGCATCAATTGCTAGGGATGGCAGAGGCTCAACTTCATCCCGATCTGACAGTAGTGACTGTGATTCAATCACCAAGTCCCATTCATCTTATCGTAGCTTCCCGAGTCGCCGTTTCTTTATGTCAAAACCCATACATCCTCTGTCATTTCCAACTGAAACAACACCTAGAAGAGAAGCTATTGACAGCCTCTCAGCAGGTTTTCTCGAATTTGATGCCTCAACATCACAAAGAGATAAACACCGCTTGAGCAGTGCTAGTGGCAGTCTTGACTTAACAGAGGCTTCTGAATCTTTTCAATCTGACTTCCTAAGTAAACCTTGTAACCCTTCAGATGGTTTCAGATGTGGGTTATGCGAGAGGTTTCTTTCACAAAGATCGCCTTGGAGTTCCCGACGAATTGTGAGAAGTGGAGATATGCCAGTTGCTGGGGTCCTTTCATGCCGCCATGTATTTCATGCTGAATGTTTGGAGCAAGCTACACCAAAATCATGTAAAAGTGATCCTCCATGCCCAATCTGTGCCAAGCTTGAAGAAGGTAGTTCTCCAGAGCAGCGAGTTTTCTCCAAGTTCTTTCCTAGGCTTAAACCATTCAGTGAAGAAGGACCATCCAAGCCTTGGGGTTGTGCCCATTCTGGAGATTGTGTCGAGGGGGCTTTGCATGGTCCATCTCGTGGCACTATGCTCTCACTAAACAAGAACCGAATTAGGAAAAATCTTTCTTTGAAAGGTGATTCAGGCAAGGATTTTCCTggtaaattaagaaaaactaaTACATTTTCGTCACAGCTTTTCATTGGATCAGTTGATCATGCAATGGTGGGATCTTCAAAAGCATCAGCAGGTTCCGGGCTGAAGTAACAActgaattttgtatataattgcaGGCTGATGTCCGTGGCCTTTCGTGGTTGGTGTCCTAATCGTCTTAACTTCTCCTGTTTATTGAATTAGAATCTTTAGTGGCTTAATCATGTTGTAAAATGTAATGTGGTGGAAATTGTGTATGCACTTAAAAAAGGATTCAAACAAATTGGCATCTTTTGTGTAAGTTTTTAACTGATCTTTGATCATTGAACCAATATATGTGGGAAATTGTTATTTGCAAGTTGTAGGCATTGAAAAAAAGTGTCTTGTGATGGTTTACTTGAAAAGTAGTAAAGTCTAAAGCtttgtatatttgtatttttgcaTGTTTCTATGCATTTTGAAGGATGAATTTTTCTGGCCTGGGatgtattttgattatttatatcCTTAActgtattttatgtttttgtgaaCTTAAggatgtgtttggtatgaaggaaaacatctTTTGGTAAATATTGTTCAACTCTCTCTGTTAGCTCAAGTGTTTTTCCAACTAAAAATTATGAAGTTGTCCCtcaattaattagaaatttGGGTTCGAGCCTTGGGTATGAAAATTGGTAGGGAGTGCTTTTCTTAAGAATGAGGCTCAAATTCGGATTAGTTGGACTCTAATGTGGGTATGAATGTTGAATGGGAAACCAAATAAATGACTTACTCCCTGTAAGGTTTAAGATCTCTCTTTGAATTGCTCCATCTAGGTGTGGGTATGGTATGTTAAATATCGAATATCATaccaaaatttgtttttttttatatcgcACTATTGATATTATGGtatttcaaaagacttaaattttttttggtatttgatAACTATATTTagtatgtataaaataaatattgaaatatcGTATACCGTATCGAAATTTTGTggtaatatataaaattaatcaattcaTTTACATGTGGACTCTTAACTTGACATGGTGTTATAATGATTTTTGTAGTGTAAAATTATACAAGGCTATGCATAAATTTAGATAGTGTTAGTTAAACTTTGCATTTCTGACTACTCAATTgttattgaaatatatttttttgtgaaattatttAACAAAAGTAGTTGttgatttattatgattaaGACTTTCTCGTATTGGTCTCGCAAGAATACTTGCTAAAGGGCAATTTCTAGCCTAAAAATAGTTgcatactttttcttttaaaaaatatatatctaaaataataaaattaaaaaaggaaaacttacataaatatactataataaaaaatatttactatttatagtaataacattgtttttttacttgattacttttaattcatttataatataagtttaatacatattgcaaagaacaatttattattcacatataatacaagtttcaATAacggataatacatttatcacacattttaatacacttataatacaaatgtatcaaatttttaccaaacaaacatagtatatttcaaaaaacaattagaattcatatatattgcatgcatacatattgcaaatttaacatagtattgctatatatagtaataataaaaaatatcgctaaaatcattaattatttattaaaatatatcaattcatgcaatttttccaattaaaaaacaaaggaaaaacCTACATGACCCTTACCCCATTGAATTAtagcaaaaacaaaaattatatttgtatgttataactatagtttgcataGTTGCGTCCATAgcaattttatatttgctatgactattaatatgtatattttgctatacatatatacaaaagaaacaattgtataatttatttcgGTATACATagacaaaaaaatcaattgcataatttgtgtttgtataaactaagaaaagagagaaagacaaaataaaTCTGGGCAGAGAAAAATGcatttgtataatcataagtgtataggacaaaAACATATGtatttacatttatatatacaattttctctcgctttatacatatacaaacgcaATGTATACGTtcgtgtttgtataaagtgagagagtcGAGTGAGAActgggagaggggagagagtGGAACgaaaatatgtgtatatatataattttctctcgctttatacaaacacaaacacattttatacatttgtgtttgtataaaaacgAGAGAGGCAATAGAGAGACCGctgagagtggcgagcgagattcacCAAGGAGAGAGGCGAAA
The window above is part of the Solanum pennellii chromosome 5, SPENNV200 genome. Proteins encoded here:
- the LOC107019199 gene encoding uncharacterized protein LOC107019199; amino-acid sequence: NIAKTGSLCCVAARPHGSNAASGEWSMGPHEPYWRTNSSFSPAPSRWDFRFQPETLSFGSNDGVQLYGSSASSNSRDSRSWVRGNQLANHQYVISDGVGAYCSSPSDISPAQQWTPPAIQEINIDDFGTSRRDAITRPFSFSPTMEGASIARDGRGSTSSRSDSSDCDSITKSHSSYRSFPSRRFFMSKPIHPLSFPTETTPRREAIDSLSAGFLEFDASTSQRDKHRLSSASGSLDLTEASESFQSDFLSKPCNPSDGFRCGLCERFLSQRSPWSSRRIVRSGDMPVAGVLSCRHVFHAECLEQATPKSCKSDPPCPICAKLEEGSSPEQRVFSKFFPRLKPFSEEGPSKPWGCAHSGDCVEGALHGPSRGTMLSLNKNRIRKNLSLKGDSGKDFPGKLRKTNTFSSQLFIGSVDHAMVGSSKASAGSGLK